From a single Planctellipticum variicoloris genomic region:
- a CDS encoding lipoate--protein ligase family protein: protein MEPDVAPLWPSSVRGLDATCGSPQADLALDEWLLHAVDADPAQATLRIWETTTYCVVLGRSNKAAVEVDLEACRRDDVPVLRRMSGGGAVVIGPGCLCYTLALPIHAEHQRLGITGTTAALLGRMAESLRSSLPEAAVRGISDLTVGEQKFSGNAQRWQRQAFLHHGTLLYDFDLPRVSRYLRAPSRQPDYRADRRHAEFIRNLPLNRGQLAEWLAETWRATWQSDCEVAEASLAELLASRYSRPEWHLER from the coding sequence ATGGAACCGGACGTCGCACCGCTCTGGCCCTCCTCCGTACGCGGGCTGGATGCAACCTGTGGATCACCGCAGGCGGATCTGGCCCTCGACGAGTGGCTGCTGCACGCCGTCGACGCCGATCCGGCCCAGGCCACGTTGCGGATCTGGGAGACGACTACGTACTGCGTCGTGCTGGGGCGTTCAAACAAGGCGGCCGTGGAAGTCGATCTGGAGGCCTGCCGGCGCGACGACGTGCCGGTACTGCGACGCATGAGCGGCGGCGGGGCGGTGGTCATCGGGCCGGGCTGCCTCTGCTACACGCTGGCGCTGCCGATTCACGCCGAGCATCAGCGGCTGGGGATCACCGGAACGACGGCCGCGCTCCTGGGACGGATGGCGGAATCGCTGCGGTCGTCGCTGCCCGAGGCCGCGGTTCGCGGCATCAGCGATCTGACAGTGGGCGAGCAGAAATTCTCCGGGAACGCCCAGCGCTGGCAGCGGCAGGCGTTTCTGCATCACGGCACGCTGCTCTACGACTTCGATCTGCCGCGCGTGAGCCGCTATCTACGGGCGCCGAGCCGGCAGCCGGACTACCGGGCGGATCGCCGCCACGCGGAATTCATCCGCAATCTGCCGCTGAACCGGGGCCAGCTCGCCGAGTGGCTTGCCGAAACCTGGAGGGCGACGTGGCAGAGCGACTGCGAAGTGGCGGAAGCGTCGCTCGCGGAACTGCTCGCGTCCCGCTATTCCCGGCCCGAGTGGCATCTGGAACGGTAG
- the lpdA gene encoding dihydrolipoyl dehydrogenase → MKQHDLVVIGAGPGGYVAAIRAAQLGMNVACIEKEGALGGTCLRVGCIPSKALLEASELFRQAKTSFSEFGIGVGEVSLDLPTMQKRKDNIVAGLCKGIEGLFRKNKITRYFGHGRIVAPGQVVVEGDQPEEISARHIIIATGSKSSPLRGVAVDGDRIATSTEALSFPEVPEHLVVIGAGVIGLELGCVWSRLGAKVTVVEYLDRILPGMDGEIVAEAQKTFQKQGLEFRLGRRVTGARVEGKQVFVECEGEQPLACDRVLLAVGRIPNTDNLGLDTVNVGVDQRGRIIVDEHYATTIPGIYAIGDVIAGPMLAHKAEEEGIACAELLAGKYGHVNYDAIPGVVYTEPEIASVGKTEEELKAAGMPYRKGSFPFMANARAKALGHTGGRVKILAHTETDRILGVHIIGPRAGDMIAEAVVAIEFGATSEDIARSSHAHPTLAEVMKEAALAVDGRTIHM, encoded by the coding sequence ATGAAACAGCACGACCTGGTTGTCATCGGCGCCGGCCCCGGCGGTTACGTCGCCGCGATCCGGGCCGCACAGCTCGGAATGAACGTCGCCTGCATCGAGAAAGAAGGGGCCCTCGGCGGAACCTGCCTCCGCGTCGGTTGCATCCCCAGCAAGGCCCTCCTCGAAGCCAGCGAGCTGTTTCGACAGGCAAAAACCAGCTTCTCCGAGTTCGGCATCGGCGTGGGCGAGGTTTCGCTCGACCTGCCGACCATGCAGAAACGCAAAGACAACATTGTCGCCGGTCTCTGCAAAGGGATCGAAGGGCTGTTCCGCAAGAACAAGATCACCCGGTACTTCGGACACGGCCGAATCGTCGCGCCGGGCCAGGTCGTGGTCGAAGGCGATCAGCCGGAAGAAATTTCGGCCAGGCACATCATCATCGCGACCGGCAGCAAATCGTCGCCCCTCAGAGGCGTCGCCGTTGATGGCGACCGGATCGCCACCAGCACCGAAGCCCTTTCCTTCCCGGAAGTTCCGGAACACCTGGTCGTCATCGGCGCCGGCGTCATCGGCCTCGAACTGGGTTGCGTCTGGTCGCGACTGGGGGCCAAAGTGACTGTCGTCGAGTACCTCGACCGGATTCTGCCGGGAATGGACGGCGAGATCGTCGCGGAAGCCCAGAAGACCTTTCAGAAACAGGGACTCGAATTCCGGCTGGGCCGACGGGTCACCGGCGCCCGCGTCGAAGGGAAGCAGGTCTTCGTCGAGTGCGAAGGCGAGCAGCCGCTGGCGTGCGACCGCGTGCTGCTGGCGGTCGGCCGGATTCCGAATACCGACAACCTGGGCCTCGACACGGTCAATGTCGGCGTCGATCAGCGCGGACGAATCATCGTCGATGAGCACTATGCCACGACGATTCCGGGGATCTACGCGATCGGCGACGTCATCGCCGGGCCGATGCTGGCTCATAAGGCCGAGGAAGAAGGGATCGCCTGCGCGGAACTTCTCGCCGGCAAGTACGGTCACGTCAACTACGACGCCATTCCGGGGGTCGTCTACACGGAGCCGGAGATCGCCAGCGTCGGAAAAACGGAAGAAGAGCTGAAAGCGGCCGGCATGCCGTACCGGAAGGGCTCGTTCCCGTTCATGGCGAACGCCCGGGCCAAGGCCCTCGGCCACACCGGCGGACGGGTCAAGATTCTGGCGCACACGGAGACCGATCGGATTCTGGGCGTGCACATCATCGGTCCGCGGGCCGGCGACATGATTGCGGAAGCCGTCGTGGCGATCGAATTCGGCGCCACGAGCGAGGACATCGCCCGCAGCTCGCACGCTCATCCGACGCTCGCCGAAGTGATGAAGGAAGCGGCCTTGGCGGTCGACGGCAGAACCATTCATATGTGA
- a CDS encoding PstS family phosphate ABC transporter substrate-binding protein has product MKSWIGSSCGIVALLACAVTAGCVSKVDESKSGRTAAGGTTGGGAKAAGETTIAIDGSSTVYPISQAMAVEFEKEHADIRVTVGLSGTGGGFKKFIAGEIDISDASRPIDEKEKEALAEKGIEYLELTVAIDGLAVVVNPANDWAECMTVQQLNQLWDEGSQVKTWKELDPSWPDEKIQLFGADTDSGTFDYFTEVINGKAKRSRTEYTFNSNDNVLVQGVSNNKFALGYFGFAYYAENTDRLKVLGITSADGKAVCVKPSVETVEKGEYTPLARPLFIYVSKASLKRPEVAAFLKYYLSEAGQNLVADRKYMRINPTVLAEMQKRLDDALAAAK; this is encoded by the coding sequence ATGAAATCTTGGATCGGGTCCTCCTGCGGAATCGTCGCTCTGCTGGCATGCGCCGTTACGGCCGGCTGCGTGAGTAAGGTTGATGAGTCAAAGTCTGGCCGCACTGCGGCAGGTGGAACAACTGGCGGCGGTGCTAAGGCGGCTGGCGAGACCACGATTGCGATCGACGGTTCCAGCACGGTCTACCCGATTTCGCAGGCGATGGCGGTGGAGTTCGAAAAGGAGCACGCCGACATCCGAGTGACCGTCGGATTGTCAGGGACTGGCGGCGGCTTCAAGAAGTTTATTGCCGGCGAGATCGACATTTCAGACGCCTCCCGTCCAATCGACGAGAAGGAAAAGGAGGCTCTGGCCGAGAAGGGGATCGAATACCTCGAATTGACTGTCGCCATCGACGGGCTCGCTGTGGTGGTCAATCCGGCGAATGACTGGGCCGAATGCATGACGGTGCAGCAGCTCAATCAGCTCTGGGACGAGGGGAGCCAGGTCAAGACGTGGAAGGAACTGGATCCGAGCTGGCCGGACGAGAAAATCCAGCTTTTCGGCGCCGACACAGACAGCGGGACGTTCGACTATTTCACGGAAGTGATCAACGGCAAGGCCAAACGCAGCCGGACCGAGTATACGTTCAACTCCAACGACAACGTGCTCGTCCAGGGGGTTTCGAACAACAAATTCGCTCTGGGCTATTTCGGGTTCGCGTACTATGCGGAAAACACAGATCGGCTCAAGGTGCTTGGAATTACTTCGGCTGACGGCAAGGCAGTCTGCGTCAAGCCGTCGGTGGAAACCGTCGAGAAGGGCGAATACACCCCCCTCGCACGACCGCTGTTTATCTATGTGAGCAAGGCATCCCTCAAGCGTCCAGAAGTCGCCGCGTTTCTGAAGTACTACCTCTCGGAGGCCGGTCAGAATCTCGTCGCCGACCGGAAGTACATGCGGATCAATCCGACTGTGCTGGCGGAAATGCAGAAGCGGCTCGACGACGCACTGGCCGCTGCGAAGTAG
- the pstC gene encoding phosphate ABC transporter permease subunit PstC encodes MSHAPSESRNTSRAVPGSLRRRFTWQTAKEQAISWILFGCALVSVLTTLSIIFVLLSESVLAIPPHTSFFQDVSVWEFFTETRWTPQYVDQHFGILPLLCGTLLITGLSALVGLPTGLFCAVYLSEYASPSNRTWIKPVLELLAGVPTVVYGYFGLVFLTPMVLKPFFEGVLGITVDSANALCGGLVVGLMIVPTVASLSEDVLRAVPSSLRESGYALGATKFDVSTKIVVPSALSGILASFLLALSRGIGETMAVTICASGKPQLTLNPLQEIQTMTSFIVNVMSGDAVEGTKVYKSLYAVALVLFVMTLLMNIVSQMILRRYREVYQ; translated from the coding sequence GTGAGTCACGCCCCTTCCGAATCGCGGAATACCTCGCGAGCCGTCCCCGGCTCATTGAGGCGGCGATTTACCTGGCAGACCGCCAAAGAGCAGGCCATTTCCTGGATTCTGTTCGGCTGCGCGCTCGTGTCTGTCCTGACCACATTGAGCATCATCTTTGTGCTGCTCAGCGAATCGGTCCTGGCCATTCCGCCCCACACTTCGTTCTTTCAGGACGTTTCGGTCTGGGAGTTCTTCACTGAAACCCGCTGGACGCCGCAGTATGTCGACCAGCATTTCGGCATTCTCCCGCTGCTTTGCGGGACGCTGCTGATCACTGGGCTGTCCGCCCTCGTGGGGCTGCCGACCGGATTGTTTTGCGCTGTCTATCTCAGCGAGTACGCCTCTCCCTCCAATCGGACCTGGATTAAGCCGGTCCTCGAACTGCTGGCGGGCGTGCCGACTGTCGTTTACGGTTACTTCGGACTGGTCTTTCTAACGCCGATGGTCCTGAAACCCTTCTTCGAAGGCGTTCTGGGAATCACGGTCGATTCCGCCAATGCCCTCTGCGGAGGGCTTGTCGTCGGCCTGATGATCGTTCCAACCGTCGCTTCGCTGAGCGAAGACGTCCTGCGGGCAGTGCCCAGCAGCCTGCGGGAATCGGGTTATGCGCTCGGCGCGACGAAGTTTGATGTCTCGACGAAAATTGTCGTCCCCTCGGCCCTCTCCGGCATTCTGGCATCGTTCCTGCTGGCGCTTTCTCGCGGCATCGGAGAAACGATGGCCGTCACCATCTGCGCGTCCGGTAAGCCGCAGCTTACGCTCAATCCGCTGCAGGAGATCCAGACGATGACGAGCTTTATCGTCAACGTGATGAGTGGCGACGCGGTCGAAGGGACGAAGGTTTACAAGAGTCTTTACGCGGTCGCGCTGGTGCTGTTTGTGATGACGCTGCTGATGAATATCGTGTCGCAGATGATCCTCCGCCGGTATCGCGAGGTGTATCAATGA
- the pstA gene encoding phosphate ABC transporter permease PstA, whose product MSVHDEFSRGLAGRHRLGWIFEWTCRLATWGSVAMLCVLVLAVIGEAWGWLTWDFLTKSNSYKARDAGIMPGLWGSLWLIGLTGLFCVPLGVGAAVYLEEYARANWLTRQIQLNIANLAGVPSIVYGILGFTVFVRMFGVEKQTWAVSLGFVDFEFTVPLGRTVLSGALTLTLLSLPVVIIAAQEALRSVPSSIRHAAYALGATRWQTIWHQVLPAAMPGILTGLILSMSRAIGETAPLAVLGAATQMTFAPGRITGPVDALTHPEKLARAPFDSFSAIPLQIFSWVNDQGREFQHHVAAAGIIVLLVVLVLMNGSAILIRNHFQKKIRW is encoded by the coding sequence ATGAGCGTGCACGATGAGTTCTCCCGAGGTCTGGCCGGGCGACACCGGCTCGGCTGGATCTTCGAATGGACGTGCCGGCTGGCGACCTGGGGGTCCGTCGCGATGCTGTGCGTCTTGGTCCTCGCCGTGATCGGCGAGGCCTGGGGCTGGCTGACCTGGGATTTTCTGACGAAGTCCAACAGCTATAAAGCACGCGACGCGGGGATCATGCCGGGGCTGTGGGGCAGTCTCTGGCTGATCGGCCTGACGGGGTTGTTCTGCGTGCCGCTGGGGGTTGGCGCCGCCGTGTACCTCGAAGAATACGCCCGGGCGAACTGGTTGACGCGGCAGATTCAGCTCAATATCGCCAACCTGGCGGGGGTGCCGTCGATCGTCTACGGCATCCTGGGATTCACGGTGTTCGTGCGGATGTTCGGCGTCGAGAAGCAGACCTGGGCGGTGTCCCTGGGATTTGTGGACTTCGAATTCACGGTTCCACTGGGGCGAACGGTGCTCTCCGGGGCGCTCACCCTGACGCTTCTCAGCCTGCCGGTCGTAATTATCGCGGCTCAGGAGGCTCTGCGTTCGGTTCCGTCTTCCATCCGCCATGCGGCCTACGCACTGGGGGCGACGCGCTGGCAGACGATCTGGCATCAGGTCTTGCCGGCGGCGATGCCCGGAATTCTGACCGGTCTGATTCTGTCGATGTCTCGCGCCATCGGCGAAACGGCGCCGCTGGCGGTGCTGGGGGCGGCGACGCAGATGACGTTTGCGCCGGGGCGGATCACCGGACCGGTCGACGCGCTGACGCATCCCGAGAAGCTGGCGCGGGCGCCGTTCGACAGTTTTTCCGCGATTCCGCTGCAGATTTTTAGTTGGGTCAACGATCAGGGACGCGAATTTCAGCACCATGTGGCCGCCGCCGGGATTATCGTGCTGCTGGTGGTGCTGGTGCTGATGAACGGCAGCGCGATCTTGATCCGGAATCATTTCCAGAAGAAAATTCGCTGGTAG
- the pstB gene encoding phosphate ABC transporter ATP-binding protein PstB, with protein sequence MNVTKPPAQSPITVNVAGAIPPTAAGAAVAESTEPPRLAKLETKNMGFFYGTHQALHGINLVIRERAVTALIGPSGCGKSTYLRSLNRMNDIIEGTRVTGDVLLDGQDIYHPDVDVVALRKRIGMVFQKSTPFPKSIFDNVAFGPRIAGQTNRSQLAELVEQSLHQSALWNEVKDRLNESALALSGGQQQRLCIARALATSPEVLLMDEPASALDPASTARIEDLIFELKQKYTIVIVTHNMQQAARISEWTAFFCQGRLVEVGQTHQLFRNPAEKETEDYITGRFG encoded by the coding sequence ATGAATGTGACGAAGCCTCCTGCTCAGTCGCCGATTACGGTCAATGTCGCCGGTGCGATTCCGCCGACGGCGGCGGGCGCCGCTGTCGCGGAAAGTACCGAGCCTCCGCGGCTCGCCAAACTGGAAACGAAGAACATGGGGTTCTTCTACGGGACGCATCAGGCGCTGCACGGCATCAATCTGGTGATCCGCGAACGGGCTGTGACGGCGCTGATCGGCCCGTCGGGCTGCGGCAAGAGCACATATCTGCGTTCGCTGAACCGGATGAACGACATCATCGAGGGGACGCGCGTCACCGGAGACGTGCTGCTCGACGGGCAGGATATCTATCACCCGGATGTCGACGTCGTTGCCTTGCGCAAGCGGATCGGCATGGTCTTCCAGAAGTCGACGCCGTTTCCGAAGTCGATTTTCGACAACGTCGCTTTCGGACCGCGGATCGCGGGGCAGACCAATAGGTCGCAGCTTGCCGAACTGGTGGAGCAGAGCCTGCATCAGTCGGCGCTCTGGAACGAAGTCAAAGACCGATTGAACGAATCGGCGCTGGCCCTGTCGGGGGGGCAGCAGCAGCGGCTGTGTATCGCTCGGGCGCTGGCGACCAGCCCCGAGGTTCTGCTGATGGACGAGCCGGCCTCGGCCCTCGACCCGGCGTCGACGGCGCGTATTGAAGACCTGATTTTCGAGCTGAAGCAGAAGTACACGATCGTCATCGTGACGCACAATATGCAGCAGGCGGCGCGGATCAGCGAATGGACCGCCTTTTTCTGCCAGGGTCGGCTGGTGGAGGTCGGACAGACGCATCAGCTCTTCCGCAATCCGGCGGAAAAAGAGACGGAAGATTACATCACCGGCCGGTTCGGCTGA
- the phoU gene encoding phosphate signaling complex protein PhoU has protein sequence MSIHLTRDLASLHRMVLGMCARVEEMIHASVEALHTPDYERAKQITTWDDEIDRMDVEIEEECLKLLALHQPVAIDLRRITSVMKISAELERVADLGVSIAERACGIVSSPEIAVPDNLKDMSRQALDMLHRALDAYVHLDVRLARQVCLDDEIVDQLNREIISELTNLMKRKPELIEPAMHLFSASRQIERIADHATNIAEDVVYLVQGEIIRHRNRVRTGNDADDAVQRAS, from the coding sequence ATGTCGATCCATCTGACTCGAGATCTGGCGAGCCTGCACCGGATGGTGCTGGGGATGTGCGCGCGTGTCGAGGAGATGATCCATGCGTCGGTCGAGGCGCTCCACACTCCGGACTACGAGCGGGCCAAGCAGATTACGACCTGGGACGACGAGATCGACCGGATGGACGTCGAGATCGAGGAGGAATGCCTGAAGCTGCTGGCGCTTCACCAGCCGGTCGCGATCGATCTTCGCCGGATCACGTCCGTGATGAAGATCAGCGCGGAGCTGGAGCGGGTCGCCGATCTGGGAGTGAGCATCGCCGAGCGCGCCTGCGGGATCGTGTCGTCTCCCGAGATTGCCGTCCCGGATAATCTGAAGGATATGTCGCGGCAGGCGCTCGATATGCTGCACCGCGCCCTGGACGCCTATGTGCATCTCGACGTCCGGCTGGCCCGGCAGGTCTGCCTGGACGACGAGATTGTCGACCAGCTCAACCGGGAGATCATTTCGGAGCTGACGAATCTGATGAAGCGCAAGCCGGAGCTGATCGAGCCGGCCATGCATCTGTTTTCCGCGTCCCGGCAGATCGAACGGATCGCCGACCACGCGACGAATATCGCTGAAGACGTGGTGTATCTCGTCCAGGGAGAAATCATCCGCCATCGCAACCGGGTCCGTACCGGGAACGATGCCGACGATGCCGTGCAGCGGGCAAGTTGA
- a CDS encoding response regulator, with translation MSKPRILIVEDEKALQDVLAYNLEKEGFETSFASDGQEGLRRAQLQQPDVVILDLMLPIIDGLEVCRQLRSDPKTQNVRILMLTARSEEVDEIVGFNMGADDYVTKPFKIKPLIHRIKALLRRPGGETARDVISTCGIEIDRTNHTARADGDELPLTPTEFRLLWTLARSPGRPFARNELMDRCRGEDANALERTIDVHVRSLRQKMGPLADLVETVRGVGYRFRAENAEAVSS, from the coding sequence ATGAGCAAACCGCGGATCCTGATTGTCGAAGACGAGAAGGCGTTGCAGGATGTCCTGGCCTACAACCTGGAGAAGGAGGGATTTGAGACTTCCTTCGCCTCGGATGGTCAGGAGGGGCTGAGGCGCGCTCAGCTTCAGCAGCCGGACGTCGTCATTCTGGACTTGATGCTTCCAATCATCGACGGGCTGGAAGTCTGCCGGCAGCTTCGCAGCGATCCGAAAACCCAGAACGTCCGCATTCTGATGCTCACCGCCCGCAGCGAAGAAGTCGACGAGATCGTCGGCTTCAACATGGGGGCCGACGACTACGTCACCAAACCGTTCAAAATCAAGCCGCTGATCCATCGGATCAAAGCACTGCTCCGCCGGCCGGGGGGCGAGACGGCGCGCGACGTGATCAGCACCTGCGGCATCGAGATCGACCGGACCAATCACACGGCGCGAGCCGACGGCGACGAGCTGCCGCTCACTCCGACGGAGTTTCGTCTGCTGTGGACGCTGGCTCGATCGCCGGGGCGTCCGTTTGCGCGCAACGAACTGATGGACCGCTGCCGCGGCGAGGACGCCAACGCGCTCGAACGGACGATCGACGTGCATGTCCGTTCGCTTCGGCAGAAAATGGGGCCGCTGGCCGATCTCGTTGAAACTGTCCGCGGCGTCGGCTACCGGTTTCGAGCCGAGAATGCGGAAGCCGTCAGTTCGTGA
- a CDS encoding FliM/FliN family flagellar motor switch protein: protein MSHPLTEQNIEAILERCQETLAGLAESLNQCFDLSVQIEAGESGCWLPDEAASEFQGPGAVAVIAVGDQALGVIIPAGLPLPGWYTRPGENEKSRLDTLAMEWSLNMLPEELEAGQTATFSVPSGVMAIARMQPEDWAATLDLIVRRPDGSSSTTLKLVWPLTAPVFAGEAPPPAAAEKPRPASPASPAAAPTDKSSGRIGRLSSVPVQISVLLAEKRIPMGQMLSITPGALITFNKSCEDLLDLYVNNSLYCRGEAVKIGENFGIKINQVGAVRVRPGKVIDT from the coding sequence ATGTCGCACCCGCTGACCGAGCAGAATATCGAAGCAATTCTGGAGCGCTGCCAGGAAACGCTGGCAGGTCTGGCGGAGTCGCTCAACCAATGCTTCGACCTTTCGGTGCAGATCGAAGCGGGTGAGTCGGGCTGCTGGCTGCCGGATGAGGCGGCCAGCGAGTTCCAGGGGCCGGGGGCGGTGGCCGTGATCGCGGTCGGCGACCAGGCGCTGGGGGTGATCATCCCTGCGGGTCTGCCGCTGCCGGGATGGTACACGAGACCTGGAGAAAACGAAAAGTCGCGGCTCGACACCTTGGCGATGGAGTGGTCGCTGAACATGCTTCCGGAGGAGCTGGAGGCGGGCCAGACGGCGACGTTTTCCGTTCCCAGCGGAGTCATGGCTATCGCGCGGATGCAACCCGAAGACTGGGCGGCGACGCTCGACCTGATCGTCCGCCGGCCGGACGGTTCATCGTCGACGACGCTCAAGCTGGTGTGGCCCCTGACGGCTCCGGTATTCGCCGGCGAAGCCCCGCCCCCAGCGGCCGCGGAAAAACCTCGACCGGCAAGTCCCGCGTCACCGGCCGCGGCGCCGACGGACAAGTCCTCCGGTCGGATCGGCCGATTGAGCAGCGTGCCGGTGCAGATCAGCGTGTTGCTGGCGGAAAAACGGATTCCGATGGGCCAGATGCTGTCGATCACTCCGGGCGCGCTGATCACCTTCAACAAGTCCTGCGAAGATCTGCTCGATCTGTACGTCAACAACTCGCTGTACTGTCGCGGCGAAGCGGTGAAGATCGGCGAAAACTTCGGGATCAAGATCAATCAGGTCGGGGCGGTCAGGGTTCGTCCCGGCAAGGTGATCGACACCTGA
- a CDS encoding sirohydrochlorin chelatase: protein MPESAADSTAVLLIAHGSRRAAANADLLQLASDIARQGAYAIVETAFLELAEPDIPAGGRRCIARGARRVLMLPYFLSAGVHVSSDLEEHRQTLVAEFPAAQFILCPHLGLHPLMTRIVLDRLQEGQSP from the coding sequence ATGCCTGAATCGGCCGCTGACTCTACCGCCGTCCTGTTGATCGCTCACGGCAGCCGCCGGGCGGCCGCCAACGCGGATCTTCTGCAGCTTGCGAGCGACATCGCCCGCCAGGGGGCCTACGCGATCGTCGAGACCGCGTTCCTGGAATTGGCGGAGCCGGATATTCCGGCCGGCGGACGCCGCTGCATCGCCCGCGGAGCCCGGCGGGTCCTGATGCTTCCCTACTTTCTTTCTGCCGGCGTCCATGTCTCCAGCGACCTGGAAGAGCATCGACAGACGCTGGTTGCGGAGTTCCCCGCGGCGCAGTTCATCCTCTGCCCGCATCTGGGACTGCACCCGCTGATGACCCGGATCGTTCTCGACCGGCTGCAGGAAGGTCAGTCGCCCTGA
- a CDS encoding serine/threonine-protein kinase, with product MTPERIGPYHLERLLGTGGMGSVYLGRHRDAGYLAAVKVLPAAMAREEGFVVRFQREVEALRQLKSPHIVQLYDDGADDGTYYYAMEYVDGETLTDLLKRERRLPWREVIAMTLQMCAALKAAHDAGIIHRDLKPSNLLISADRTIKLSDFGVAQVFAASRLTVTGGIIGTAEYMSPEQAQGKRASRRSDLYSLGAVMYVMLTGRPPFSGESAIEVLKKHQFGQFDRPRNFVPELPSWLDELVCQMLEKDPEKRPPDAYVVSKRLQEIVAKVELQKSQDSLEAPLSDGETRLAGGGEQIVGATLMRDVIRGELSRDARTDGLHGLFNNLWVLLGLLALLVAGGIYTLRGRELNSEQRFARGVKLMEQPPGREWLQARNDYFLPLIEEDPERWKPQVSNYLDDIALYEAESRVTNRRRSGARTKASEPERWLGQVRSRWDAGDLPGAYRLLNEVRPLLEADDQSEPLRKLATRWSDMLQTQLAEASDVEAYLKRILQAADAVAQEDPERAQQIWKSVIELYQLHPTAGEWVAIARLRLQMLDGGSKTGNDKK from the coding sequence ATGACTCCCGAACGCATCGGGCCTTACCACCTGGAACGCCTCCTGGGAACCGGGGGCATGGGGAGCGTCTACCTGGGACGTCACCGTGACGCGGGCTACCTGGCGGCGGTGAAGGTGCTTCCGGCGGCGATGGCGCGGGAGGAGGGTTTCGTCGTCCGCTTCCAGCGGGAGGTCGAGGCTCTGCGCCAGCTCAAGAGTCCGCATATCGTGCAGCTCTACGACGACGGCGCCGACGATGGAACGTACTACTATGCGATGGAGTACGTCGACGGGGAAACGCTGACCGACCTGCTCAAGCGCGAACGCCGGCTGCCGTGGCGCGAAGTGATTGCGATGACGCTCCAGATGTGCGCCGCGCTCAAAGCGGCCCACGATGCGGGAATCATTCACCGCGACCTGAAGCCCTCGAATCTGCTGATCTCGGCAGACCGGACCATCAAGCTGAGCGACTTCGGGGTCGCTCAGGTTTTTGCAGCCTCGCGACTGACCGTGACGGGGGGAATTATCGGAACCGCCGAGTACATGTCCCCCGAGCAGGCCCAGGGAAAGCGGGCCAGCCGACGGAGCGATCTCTACTCGCTGGGGGCGGTGATGTATGTCATGCTCACCGGTCGACCGCCGTTTTCGGGCGAGAGCGCGATTGAAGTCCTGAAGAAGCATCAGTTCGGACAGTTCGACCGCCCGCGGAATTTTGTGCCGGAACTTCCGTCGTGGCTGGATGAGCTGGTCTGCCAGATGCTGGAGAAGGATCCGGAAAAGCGGCCTCCCGACGCCTACGTCGTTTCGAAGCGCCTACAGGAGATTGTCGCCAAGGTGGAATTGCAGAAAAGCCAGGACAGCCTGGAGGCGCCCCTGTCGGATGGGGAGACCCGGCTGGCGGGAGGCGGCGAACAGATTGTCGGCGCGACGCTGATGCGGGATGTCATTCGGGGAGAGCTCTCGCGGGACGCGCGGACGGACGGACTGCACGGGCTGTTCAACAATCTCTGGGTGCTGCTGGGGTTGCTCGCGTTGCTCGTGGCGGGAGGGATCTATACGCTCCGCGGTCGCGAGCTGAACTCCGAGCAGCGGTTCGCCCGCGGCGTCAAGCTGATGGAGCAGCCTCCGGGGCGCGAATGGCTGCAGGCCCGCAACGATTACTTTCTGCCGCTGATCGAGGAAGATCCCGAGCGATGGAAGCCGCAGGTCTCGAATTACCTCGATGACATCGCGTTGTACGAAGCTGAGAGCCGGGTCACGAATCGCCGGCGTTCCGGGGCCAGAACGAAGGCGTCCGAACCCGAGCGCTGGCTAGGCCAGGTTCGCAGCCGCTGGGATGCGGGCGACCTGCCCGGCGCGTACCGTCTGCTGAACGAGGTCCGCCCGCTGCTGGAGGCGGACGATCAGAGCGAACCGTTGCGCAAACTGGCGACGCGCTGGAGCGACATGCTGCAGACTCAGCTCGCCGAGGCGTCCGACGTCGAGGCATACCTCAAACGGATTCTCCAGGCTGCGGATGCGGTGGCCCAGGAGGACCCCGAGCGGGCGCAGCAGATCTGGAAGAGCGTGATCGAGCTGTATCAGTTGCATCCGACGGCTGGCGAGTGGGTGGCCATCGCCCGGCTCCGGCTGCAGATGCTGGACGGGGGCTCGAAGACGGGGAACGACAAGAAGTAG